The DNA window CGCTAGTTAATTCGTTCAATAGTTCTTCGTTTAATGCGTTTAACGCAGAAGGGCGGTTGATCTCTAAGATCGCCAGCTTGCCTTCTTTTTGTAGATGAATCAGTGATTCGCTCATATATTTACTCCATCTCGATGATCAGGAAAAGTGTGTCGTCTTCGAACTCGGCGTCTCCAAAAAATGCGGAGAGTTCTACTTGGACGGCTTCTTTAAACTGTTTTAAATCGGTAAAAGACTTATTTCTGTTCAGGATTTCAATTAGGCCTTCACTTCCAAGCTGTTTTCCTTGTGGATTTCGGTTCTCTATCAATCCATCGGTGTATAAAAACAACCTTTCTGCAGACTGGATCGGCAAAGAAACCAGTTCAGCGATCGGCCTTTTGATCCCAAAACCTAATATACTTCCAGTAGTTTCAATTTCCCTAAAGTCATTTCCATTCTGGGAATGCATTAAATAAGGGTGCCCCCCGTTTGCGAAATGGATCTCTTTGGAAATGAAATCAAAAAATATATATACTGCAGAAGCATGATGGGACTTGAATTGCCGGAGAAGTGTCTCGTCCAAATATTCCAGCAGTCGGACTGGATGGAGTTTCAGGCGATAAGGCATGGTCGCTACCATAATTTTGATAAATGATGCGACTAACGCAGAAGCGATCCCGTGACCTGCAATATCGGTTAAGAAAACTCCTGTGTTTCCTTCCCTTAATTGTATAAAATCGTAAAAATCCCCGCCGATCTCGTTGGGAGTGGATCTAAATACCTCGTATTTAAAACCTTTGATACTTATATCTTCCGGAAATAAAGTCTCCTGCACTTTTCTGGCAATCTGGAGTTCATGTTGCAAGAATCTATACTCAGAATCCAGCTCGGAAGAAATACGAACTAACCTTCGGACAATCACAACAATCGTAGTCCCGATCAAACTTAAGATTAGATAAACTACATCCGGAACGAATAGAACTAAAGGAAATCCAGGAAGTGGACCGTTCTTGAGTTTAAAATAAATAAATCCAAGATGTAATACGATAGAATAAGTAGCAGTTAAGAAACAACCTTTTACTTTCAGACGGAACATTTGGAATAAGACCAAAAATCCAACTAGAAGGAAATAATTATTATAAAGTTGTAAACTATGAAGATCGTCGAAGCTATAGAAGGATTCGTTTAAGATCAACATTACCAAAAAGATAATGCTAAAGTTTGTACCATGAATGACTGCAGGCAGATATTTTCTTTGGAAAGAAAGAACTAAGCTAAGTATATTTAAACTTAAGATAAGACCGAAGTAGATGGTCCCATGAGCTGATTTCTGTATTTCAGGGATTAGAGCTAAAAAATAGACTAAAAAGTGGAGAAAAAAAGCGAGTCGAATGAATGATTGATCGATACGGACAAAGTCTTTCCACGCACTTACTTCCCTGTAATTGAACTCAGTTTCCAGGAAAGACCAAGGGTTGAGTATTCCAGCTTTTTTATTGGATAGATTCATCTAATATAAATTCGTAAATTTCCGATCCGTTAAATCTGATCTTCATATTGAAGCCTGACTGAAGATATCGGTCTAATTTTTCCGCCAATTCCAAACCTTCTTTAGAATCCTTAATATTAGAATAATAGAAAGCGGATGATTTTGATTTATAATTATACGGAAATCTTTCGTTAATCAGTAAAGTTACGCGAAATCCGCCGGGTCTTGTCTCTAAAACGATATGACTCACATCCTTGCGATTCAAGATCCTCTCGTCTATAGGAAGTTCCCAAGGATTGGTCACATCCGAAAAGATCGAGACTCCATAAAGAAACAAAGCGACTATACATAACAAGAAAGATGTCCTAGCAATATTGCGGGGAAATCTGCAAGTGTTATAAAAAGAGACACCGGTCTTCATGAGAGACAGGCACAAATCTTACAAAGGGCCTATGAAATGCAAATCAATATCCCTATCTTTCTCTTTCTGATTTTTTGCGATGCAAAGAAAAATACTTTTCGTTCTAGCTCAAGTTTTGCACATTCAAAGCCGCATGTTTTATGGAAAGAAATCCAAGCTAAATATTGAAATGTGTCGATTGTTTGTCGTATTCCTTCTTGTTTTTGAAACCTTCTACTCCTGCAAAGAAGAGTTAGGAGATCCAAATCCTTATGCCGAAGTTCTTTCTTCTACACCTCTCTCAAAGATAGAAAACTATGTCGGGTTGGGATCTGAAGATTGGTCCTTAAGGATCTATAATCTAGACAAACAAGCCTTAGATTATGTGAATGAATTGAATCGAGTGGATGGATTTACCGAATCGCCCTCACCTGTTAAAAATTTTGAAACATTCAAATCTACTCTGTTAGATGCTCTGAATTCTCAAACAGGACCGGTTGTTTCTCTTCTCCAAAAAAAACTGCTTCGAATTTATGTATGTGAGAATTTAGGCGGTTCTGCAGTTACGGGATTAATTCGTAAAGAAGGCAAATCGATCGGCGGTTTTGTGATCTTAGATGTAAATACTCTAAATAGGAACGCAAACGATTGGATCAGTTATAAAGAAAACTCTACATTCCAAAAAGGAAATATAAAGATACGAATTCGGATAGAAGAGGAAAAACAAAATACTAAGGCCAATGCACTTAGTTATATTTTATTACATGAATTCGGGCATATTCTCTCAGAAACTGAAAATATAGGTCCAAGTTTTTTTTTGGCAAAAAGATCTTTTAAAAATTCTGAATTTTACAAAGCAGCTTGGAAATCGGAGAAGGTCAGCTATTTCGATGATTCCACTTTTATTCTGAGGCCTCAGATCCGATTTTATTCTGAATCACTTTCTTTAGACGAGAACTGGGAGAAAATTTATCCGATCCTCTCTAAAACACCTTTCCCTACATTATATTCGGCAACAAACGCAGATGATTTTTTTGCGGATTCTTTCGTTTCCTATGTGCATGTAGTTTTAAATAAGAAACCTTGGGAACTCGAAATATTAAAAAATAATAAATCGATTTTTAGAATGGAGAATGAGATCCAAAAGGACTCTTTGTTAGAACAAAGAAAAATTATAGAGAAGATAATTTTTCCTTAATTCGTTTTGGCACGCGAAGGCGCGAAGACCGCTAAGTTTTTTTATCAGTAATTCCAAGATCTTCTCATCTTGGCGCCTTCGCGTGAACCCTTATAACTTAAATTTATCCACAGATTTCAGAAGTCCTTCTGATTGTTGGTGCATTTCTCCTGAGTAAGAAGTTAGATCATCCGCTCCAGAAGCAACTTCCTGGGTTCCCTCTGAGATACTTACGATTGTCTTAGTGATCTCATCAGTAGCACGTTTCTGTTCTTGGACTGCTTCCTCAATTTGTAAACTGAAACTCATTAAGAAGTTCGCTGATTGATGGATGTCTTGTGTATTCTTCTCTTGGGTTCGAACAGATTCCAATACCTTCTTCGCCGATAATCCAAAAGAATCTACAGAGGTTCTAAGTTTACGAAGTATATCGCTCGCTTCTTTAACCTTAGTGTTTCCATTATGAACTGCATTGTTTGTGGAATCCACAAGTTCTCCAATCTCTTGGACTGAAGATGATGTTTGAGATGCAAGTTTACTGATCTCTTCTGCTACCACTGCAAATCCTTTACCCGCTTCTCCAGCACGAGCCGCTTCTATTGCTGCATTCAATGCAAGAAGGTTTGTCTTTTCAGATATTTCAGTGATGATAGATAAGATCTCGTTGATACGGCTCGCACTCTCACCAATCTCATCCATCGCTTGATTCGTGGCTCCCATCGCATTCTCACCTGTAACGGCTCGCTCTTGGGATTCTGAAGCTACTTGAGATAATGTTTGCATTTCATTATTGATCGTTCCGATCTGTTCACGAAGAAGAACTACGTTTGTATCTATCTCCTTCATGTTCTCAATCGCTTTTTCCATTGACCTACGAACATTCTCCGCTGATGCAGCAAGTTCTTCCACCGCTGCTGAAGATTCTTCCGCCGCGGAAGCTTGTGCTTGGGCTACATCCGAGAAGTTACGACTGGACTCAGCCATTTGGTCCGAAGTACTATTTAGTTTTGTAGAAGAAGTTTTGATATCCAAGATGATCTTGGAAAGATTCACCTTCATCATATCCATGGACTTGAGTAGTTTACCTATCTCGTCTTCTCTTGCGATCTCTATATGAGAAGTTAGATCCCCATCTGCAATCTTCTCGGAGAAACCGATCGCTTCTAATAATCCGCTAGTAATTAATTTATTAAAGATCAGGTTTAGAATGATCAGGATCACAACCATAATTATCAAAGAAGATAAAATCGTCTGTAAGATCACTCCTCTCATATCAGACCAAAAGATGGAATCTGGGATCGATACTTCTACCGCCCATGGTTTATCATAATTTCCTAATAAAAATGGGAAAAAATGATGACCCTCTCCTCCTCCATGCAAGGAGAAAGATTTTCCTTTTGCGATCCCTTCAGTGATCTGTTTTAACCATTCTTGGTCCGGATTTTTTTTACCAACCAAGGAAGGGTCTTTACCATTCGCAGCATAGGTCCCATTCGGAGAAATAAGTGTAAGATAACCTTCTCCCCTAAACGGTCGGATAGGCCCCAAGAGTTCCTGTAGATTTTCCATGGCAAGATCTATGCCCACTACTCCGGAAAAACTTCCGCCTCTAAATACAGGTTTCACTATGGAAACCATAAGTACATCTTTTCCACCTACAGGATAAGAAAAAGGATCTGCAACATAATCATGAAGTGATTTCTTCGGAACGGTATAGAATGCTCCGGATTCATCCAGGTTTTCATAATATATTACCGGTTCTGCGATGACAGCACCTTTTGATTTATTGATATAAGGAACAAATCTTCCTGTTCCATCATGATAAGGAGGTTTATTTTTGTATCTTGCATCAGGTCCATCGAAACCGTTCGGTTCGAATACTACCCAGGTCCCGAAATAATAATTATTTGCCTCAACTAATTTCCAAAGTGCGGCTACTACCTCTTCCCTTGTTGGTTTAGAAGTTTCTAATAGAAATTGGGTCCCCCTAAGAGAACCCAATGCTGCATCCAGAAAATCCTTTACCTCATAGGCGAATCGTTCGCCTGCCATTCTGGATCCATCTTCTACCTGATACTTCAGGCTGAAATAGGATCCGACCGAGTTGATTGCGGTCAAAATGATCGAACCGGAGAGTAAAACTACCGATAGATAAAGTGAAATCCTGAATCGAATACTCATTTTAAATATTCCTTATATACTTAGAAGTTTTGGCTGAAACCTATACTAAACCAAACCAAGTGAGAAGGAATTTTCTGCAGAAGATATGATTCTCTTACAGATTGCCTCAACTGATCGGGAATAGAAGTGGAGGAATTGATAAAGTCCAGCACCAACTGATTTGCAGGACCGTTCACCTTCCCAGGATCCACGATCTTGCTGTCTTTGGAACTGGTATTTACATAACCGCCTGTCGCTCCATAATAATTGTCTGTATCATACATATATAAATTAGGTCTATATACGTCCGCCGCCTTGAAAAAGAATTTTCCGAAAAAGAAAGTGAGCGTGGAAGTGATATCCTGGATACCATATCTGTTATCTACGATATTATTACTCATCGCATAACCTATATTAACCTGAGGAAGTATTCTGAAAAAATTCCCTTCAAAAAATTCATGTCCCATTGTTAAGGATAGATAGTTTTTACCAGCCATCAAACCTGCATTCTCTTGAGAGAATTGTGTATAAAAAGAGATAGTTGGATTAGCCCACTGCAAGAAAGGCAATTTCCAAAAGAAGAAATATTCCTGCCATGCCAAACGAGTGATCTGGGTAGAAGGGTTATTTGCTCCAGCAACTCCTTGTGCTGCGGATGAATTGTATGCTCCTAATGAAGGAGAAAGATAGGCGGAACTCTTTTGGAAAGTATTATAGAACCAGATACCTGCAGTAAAAGTTCCCCAACTAGTCTTCTCAAAATTATAATAGAATGCGTAGAACAATCCATCAGAACGTTTCATACCGTTCTGTTCTTTTTTGAAACCTGGAACGTCCCCACCGCAAGTTGAACCTGTTGTCGGATTTCCCGCCATAAAGTTTGCCTGAGTATCATAAGGGCAAGCAGAGTTTAACGCATCCGGAGAAGGAGCGGAGAAAGGGCTCAAAGAACCAGCAGATCCTTGTCCAGCATAAGCAGGTCCGGCTCCTCCAGGATACATTTGGAATCTTCCATCATTATCCCTATCATTACGTTCTGTTAATTGAAAGTTTCCCCAGAATTGAACTTGGAAACCTTTTAATGGAGTATTAAAAGTAACAGTAGGTTGGTAAGAAGGAACGAATGTCATCGCTCTATAACTTTCGTTGTCTCTTCGATTTGCGATCTCTCCGGAGAAACTAAGTCCCCGCCAGATAAAGTCTGTGACCACCTCGTGTATCACTTCTATAGAAGTGTCTCCCCCGTTACCGTTGCTTGAACCCGCACTTGGACCATACATATTAGGGGGACCGGTCTCTACATGACCTTGGGGAACATCGGAAACTCTTTGTGGAGCCGTTTTCTTATCTAATGTAGAAGCTCCTACATTCTGTTTTCCTTTTTCGTAACTTACCTGAGCAACATTATCCTTATCCACGAAGCGGACATAGTCATCATTCTCTGCGACTAATACTTTTTCTTCGTCTTCTAAGATGATCTTACCTCGGACCACTTGTCCGTTCTTTAAACGAACGAAATCGGCTGAGAATAATTCTCCGAAACCGAATAGAAAAAATAATCCTGCCACGTAAGCAAGCGGACGCTTCGGCCAAACTCCAAGGAACATAATTTTGTCTCCAATATAAACTAGGGCGGGCACCCTACTATCTCTCGATCTTTCCCAAGTACATAGAGTGATCTTCTACAGGGCGAGAATCCTTAAGAAGACGAAAAGAAATGTGCATTTATCCTAACTCGTCACTCAAAAAATTTTATTATAAAAAATATTGATAATTTATTTCTGAACGTTTGAAATGTTTCGATTAGTTTACGTTTTAAGCTTCTCGGAAATCAGGAAAATTTTGCCTTATTCTTTCCACAAAACTACAACAAAGGCTGAGTGAAAAACCAAGGTCTCCAGTAATTTTTGTTTTCAAAGTGAAGTTTTCGCTTTCTATTAAATAGAGAGTGGGTCCCAAAGATACAAAACAAAAAGATCAGGATCTCCAGACGGAGCTAGATACAGCGAACCAACGCATCTCCGAGTTAGAGAAAAAGGTAGAAAAACTATCTCACTCGGAATCTGACAATCGTCTTTTGAGGTCTTTGATCGATTATTCTCCTTCTGCAATCACGATTGTGAACTCGGATACCGGGATCTTCGAGGTAGTCAACTCAACTGCTGAAATCCTTTTTGGTTATACCAGAGAAGAATTTTTAAAATTAGGTCCTGCAGAAATTTCTCCGGAATATCAACCGGATGGAAAAACTTCCAGAGCGTCCGCCTATGAAAAGATAACGCTAGCTTTGCAAGGAGAGACGCCGGTATTCAAATGGGATCATTGTGATAAAAACAAACAGATCATTCCCTGCGAAATACATTTAGTAAAGATCCCCGGGTCTACCAACCTAGTCCGTGGAAATATAATCGATCTTAGAAAAGAACTCGCAGCGGAAGTTCTACTCAAGAGTAGAGAAGAGCAGTTAGATCTTGTTATAAAAAGTGCAGACCTCGGATTCTGGGATTGGAATATTCCGAAAGGGATTGTAATCCCTAACGAAAAATGTGCAAAGATCTTAGGATATACCTTGGATGAATTCGAAACTACAAGCGAATTCTGGACTTCGAGGATCCATCCCGATGACCTTCCTCTTATCCAAGAAAGCCTACAAGAACATGTAAAAGGCCAAGCTGAATTACTCGAAACAGACTTCAGAATGTTATGCAAGGATGGGTCTTGGAAATGGATCCGTTCAAGAGGAAAAGTTTGGGAAAGAGATAAGGATG is part of the Leptospira andrefontaineae genome and encodes:
- a CDS encoding methyl-accepting chemotaxis protein; this encodes MSIRFRISLYLSVVLLSGSIILTAINSVGSYFSLKYQVEDGSRMAGERFAYEVKDFLDAALGSLRGTQFLLETSKPTREEVVAALWKLVEANNYYFGTWVVFEPNGFDGPDARYKNKPPYHDGTGRFVPYINKSKGAVIAEPVIYYENLDESGAFYTVPKKSLHDYVADPFSYPVGGKDVLMVSIVKPVFRGGSFSGVVGIDLAMENLQELLGPIRPFRGEGYLTLISPNGTYAANGKDPSLVGKKNPDQEWLKQITEGIAKGKSFSLHGGGEGHHFFPFLLGNYDKPWAVEVSIPDSIFWSDMRGVILQTILSSLIIMVVILIILNLIFNKLITSGLLEAIGFSEKIADGDLTSHIEIAREDEIGKLLKSMDMMKVNLSKIILDIKTSSTKLNSTSDQMAESSRNFSDVAQAQASAAEESSAAVEELAASAENVRRSMEKAIENMKEIDTNVVLLREQIGTINNEMQTLSQVASESQERAVTGENAMGATNQAMDEIGESASRINEILSIITEISEKTNLLALNAAIEAARAGEAGKGFAVVAEEISKLASQTSSSVQEIGELVDSTNNAVHNGNTKVKEASDILRKLRTSVDSFGLSAKKVLESVRTQEKNTQDIHQSANFLMSFSLQIEEAVQEQKRATDEITKTIVSISEGTQEVASGADDLTSYSGEMHQQSEGLLKSVDKFKL
- a CDS encoding PP2C family protein-serine/threonine phosphatase, translated to MNLSNKKAGILNPWSFLETEFNYREVSAWKDFVRIDQSFIRLAFFLHFLVYFLALIPEIQKSAHGTIYFGLILSLNILSLVLSFQRKYLPAVIHGTNFSIIFLVMLILNESFYSFDDLHSLQLYNNYFLLVGFLVLFQMFRLKVKGCFLTATYSIVLHLGFIYFKLKNGPLPGFPLVLFVPDVVYLILSLIGTTIVVIVRRLVRISSELDSEYRFLQHELQIARKVQETLFPEDISIKGFKYEVFRSTPNEIGGDFYDFIQLREGNTGVFLTDIAGHGIASALVASFIKIMVATMPYRLKLHPVRLLEYLDETLLRQFKSHHASAVYIFFDFISKEIHFANGGHPYLMHSQNGNDFREIETTGSILGFGIKRPIAELVSLPIQSAERLFLYTDGLIENRNPQGKQLGSEGLIEILNRNKSFTDLKQFKEAVQVELSAFFGDAEFEDDTLFLIIEME
- a CDS encoding LA_0442/LA_0875 N-terminal domain-containing protein → MFLGVWPKRPLAYVAGLFFLFGFGELFSADFVRLKNGQVVRGKIILEDEEKVLVAENDDYVRFVDKDNVAQVSYEKGKQNVGASTLDKKTAPQRVSDVPQGHVETGPPNMYGPSAGSSNGNGGDTSIEVIHEVVTDFIWRGLSFSGEIANRRDNESYRAMTFVPSYQPTVTFNTPLKGFQVQFWGNFQLTERNDRDNDGRFQMYPGGAGPAYAGQGSAGSLSPFSAPSPDALNSACPYDTQANFMAGNPTTGSTCGGDVPGFKKEQNGMKRSDGLFYAFYYNFEKTSWGTFTAGIWFYNTFQKSSAYLSPSLGAYNSSAAQGVAGANNPSTQITRLAWQEYFFFWKLPFLQWANPTISFYTQFSQENAGLMAGKNYLSLTMGHEFFEGNFFRILPQVNIGYAMSNNIVDNRYGIQDITSTLTFFFGKFFFKAADVYRPNLYMYDTDNYYGATGGYVNTSSKDSKIVDPGKVNGPANQLVLDFINSSTSIPDQLRQSVRESYLLQKIPSHLVWFSIGFSQNF